One region of Paenibacillus polymyxa M1 genomic DNA includes:
- a CDS encoding FMN-dependent NADH-azoreductase, whose translation MSKVLFVKANDRTAEESATVKLYNAFVESYKSSHPSDEITELDLFSVELPYLNANMINGTFKSARGMELNTEEARLANIANGYLDQFLAADKVVFAFPLWNMTIPAVLHTYIDYLNQAGKTFKYTAEGPVGLVTDTKVALLNARGGVYSEGPAAAAEMSLNFMSNILTFFGVKDIVKVVLEGHNQAPDQAQEIVASAVQRAVDAAKSF comes from the coding sequence ATGTCTAAAGTATTATTTGTCAAAGCTAATGATCGTACAGCTGAAGAATCCGCAACAGTTAAATTGTATAACGCATTCGTGGAAAGCTACAAGTCTTCTCACCCATCTGATGAAATCACTGAACTGGACCTGTTCTCCGTCGAACTTCCTTATCTGAACGCTAACATGATCAACGGTACGTTCAAATCCGCAAGAGGCATGGAGCTGAATACAGAAGAAGCTCGCCTGGCAAACATCGCTAATGGTTACCTGGATCAATTCTTGGCAGCAGACAAAGTCGTATTTGCTTTCCCACTCTGGAATATGACTATTCCAGCTGTACTGCACACATACATTGACTACCTGAACCAAGCTGGTAAAACATTCAAATACACTGCTGAAGGTCCTGTAGGTCTTGTAACTGACACTAAAGTAGCCCTGTTGAATGCAAGAGGCGGCGTTTATTCCGAAGGGCCTGCTGCTGCTGCTGAAATGTCTTTGAACTTCATGAGTAACATCTTAACCTTCTTCGGCGTAAAAGACATCGTGAAGGTTGTACTGGAAGGACATAACCAAGCTCCTGACCAAGCACAAGAGATCGTTGCTTCTGCCGTACAACGTGCAGTAGACGCAGCAAAATCGTTCTAA